A section of the Zygosaccharomyces rouxii strain CBS732 chromosome B complete sequence genome encodes:
- the ATG39 gene encoding Atg39p (weakly similar to uniprot|Q06159 Saccharomyces cerevisiae YLR312C Hypothetical ORF), which yields MTGGDNSWNLIKLQEGQKVSSKSLTIDFLSEESHVDDDILSNTSSSDELAEFSFRSANEDYQAGIGSISDSLATLTGPKGVGEKRDSSWKIKTWQIIVLTSLVSVSFSLVVQKFWNLWMFSDFPRDVTALTNSGISSGEAAVLYSDFNFWSTPSQTQDQSLTSTQSGPQWKPSGKFYVDFDNRIAYPMPDEDVVGWKRFKADSMILWYTSKSKVKSLLRNDTIKSLQDSCRELLALVADEAAWIRGRFSIASDKALQSTSSIWQSCRDRTDKSVKLFHQWLSSQSKFLPKWKQLGPRLHNTFEGLHNYNHKLHKKAWMWHRRTYKVLEGIHRRH from the coding sequence ATGACCGGAGGTGATAATAGCTGGAATCTGATCAAATTGCAAGAAGGTCAAAAggtatcttcaaaatctttgactATTGATTTTCTCTCTGAGGAGTCTCATgtggatgatgatattcTATCCAATACTAGTAGTAGTGATGAACTAGCAGAATTTTCATTTAGAAGTGCGAATGAAGACTACCAAGCTGGTATAGGATCGATCTCTGATTCGTTAGCCACTTTGACGGGGCCCAAGggtgttggtgaaaaaagaGACAGTAGTTGGAAGATAAAGACGTGGCAGATTATAGTCTTAACATCGTTGGTATCAgtatccttttcattagTTGtccaaaagttttggaatCTTTGGATGTTTTCTGATTTTCCAAGAGATGTTACTGCATTGACAAATAGTGGTATCTCCTCTGGTGAAGCTGCAGTACTTTATTCAGATTTCAACTTTTGGAGCACCCCATCACAAACGCAGGATCAAAGTTTGACCAGTACTCAATCTGGTCCTCAATGGAAACCGTCGGGTAAATTTTATGTGGATTTTGATAATAGAATTGCATATCCGATGCCAGATGAAGACGTAGTTGGTTGGAAAAGATTTAAGGCTGATTCTATGATTCTTTGGTACACTTCCAAATCGAAGGTTAAATCGTTGCTGCGGAATGATACTATTAAATCATTACAGGATTCTTGTCGTGAGTTATTGGCGCTGGTCGCCGATGAAGCCGCATGGATCAGAGGTAGATTTTCCATCGCTAGTGATAAGGCTCTACaatcaacatcatcaatttgGCAATCATGCAGAGATCGTACTGATAAATCTGTAAAACTTTTCCATCAATGGCTATCATCacaatcaaaatttttaccTAAATGGAAACAGCTAGGACCCAGACTTCATAACACTTTTGAAGGGTTGCATAACTACAATCACAAACTGCACAAGAAGGCCTGGATGTGGCATCGAAGGACTTACAAGGTATTGGAGGGCATTCATCGTAGGCATTAG
- the MRPL15 gene encoding mitochondrial 54S ribosomal protein mL57 (similar to uniprot|P36523 Saccharomyces cerevisiae YLR312W-A MRPL15 Mitochondrial ribosomal protein of the large subunit), which yields MVVINLSQNLLRSCCHHQQGVRLITYLHSGPRVRGLKRDPVSYLKSPNGISYTDVKLSEYKSKVQNALQFERCGIDLPEGLVLQCFTHKSFAHGSKPYNEKLNVLGSQFLKYQAAIHSLRHKDQLSPVPSDNVQQPLNGLNFTNLGTAVAKLIISKISTAQYIKEKQLDSLIFWKMRDATKDGRYNGENTVFTSALNALVGAILISNGPEKAANFVQQVLLNGENDVNLVKIANQQSQVLSAKS from the coding sequence ATGGTAGTTATAAATTTGAGCCAGAATTTGCTCAGATCCTGTTGTCATCACCAACAAGGTGTACGTCTCATTACCTATCTACATTCAGGACCTCGTGTACGTGGGTTGAAAAGAGATCCTGTTAGTTACTTAAAGAGCCCCAATGGAATCTCATATACGGATGTTAAACTCTCGGAATATAAGTCAAAGGTCCAAAATGCTTTACAGTTCGAAAGATGTGGAATTGATCTTCCTGAGGGACTAGTTTTACAATGTTTTACCCATAAGTCATTCGCACATGGCTCTAAACCATATAATGAAAAGTTGAACGTGTTAGGATCTCAATTCCTTAAATATCAGGCCGCTATTCATTCACTAAGGCACAAGGATCAATTATCACCAGTACCTTCAGATAACGTCCAACAACCATTAAATGGACTTAATTTCACAAATTTGGGAACCGCTGTAGCCAAGTTAATcatttccaaaatttctacAGCACAATATATCAAGGAAAAACAATTAgattctttaattttttggaaaatgagAGATGCTACAAAGGATGGTCGTTATAATGGTGAAAACACGGTTTTCACTAGTGCATTGAATGCTCTTGTAGGAGCAATATTAATCAGTAATGGTCCTGAGAAAGCTGCAAATTTCGTTCAACAAGTACTTTTGAATGGGGAAAATGATGTCAATCTCGTTAAAATTGCTAACCAACAATCTCAAGTGTTATCAGCTAAATCATGA
- the SPA2 gene encoding Spa2p (weakly similar to uniprot|P23201 Saccharomyces cerevisiae YLL021W SPA2 Component of the polarisome which functions in actin cytoskeletal organization during polarized growth acts as a scaffold for Mkk1p and Mpk1p cell wall integrity signaling components potential Cdc28p substrate): MMDSGTEVSTAHHREIHSYYLALQKYFNNAETKHDRSNSPRAQKARAKLLKLSASQFYELSTDVYDELQRRISDDQSQPEYLLPKATFHMKRNQARQKLANLSHTRFNDLVDDILFEITRRGYNTPPDPEVDENTNSKSTVAAGSSTPNSKKTNMSHFKNDPNISVGSDGSNSQVPPTATIQTSKVIPQKASIDWSSDEEQDTKKSDKNTNNINTNTPKTNNHTQGSRDLGSNEAAPPSNINALQQPNTTPILHPTDSYHHYGDVIDSPALTETGNNHGGDETLTVNPPKNRNSSTFDFEGVSKDVSNEPRSVQSLGESQNKVKLDQLHSEVEALKKENASLRQSRSSGGTSSSENFEKDFRSLSAEVESLTVENEKLRAKVSELEARARNPQPQNKSSLPLSSDNDKNELEKLALDRESVTRYAAQDGSIPFESVQEFHQYIQKLFTDLQTDVDDIGHTLFEDLARLSNTVAQLFVLVDVPDYKEEVILLKASLSHTITSIRYFSVYGALLPRITVQAAISELAFAFCNLVRSCKIKGDGRGGAALGRSKIALNGDKSPIDPPTPSNHNMANSEFRSPFDHPTVITKFEDDFGKDEMSPVKPLKITQKAGMSPSAKTPSSARKQSSGFPFGPMVDTRSPASRGKGSSAGLAFEKTRKLNEASPTSSQSSSIDPGLLAARVKDSTHDKGFSKKSNGWFTDSHDRNDPSRTFNGNTTPEKSTATSRATTAEGTTTLSTPLSTASPSDDHQRKLGENSLKETNSKPQENKGLDIQGNRSQDDNDSMKPRDILNKKDNNESAVDSMKKNNAPSAVNDPYRGDDSMSSRDLPDVKNKTLDISDSVESKDISNLGNKNRNASGDSVKNKDSYDSINPFRNKDLETDEEQGFISKPTPDNTPKELLNPKDSKNTDTPQFSTGNIESTSPEEIRRTPEAIKDAISRLEGNSTPDSQERTEPEAHKNAAKSERVQEKTESKNIQEESEPKEQEQEQQPQLQEEKPRKNSGKSFTEKLRTFATHAGIGLKVDKEQKDKQAAATQPKGHESSDGSSDDRKRDITVTDHDKNANLPETGSSTPISKIAATGFNKESTPSSASPKENDSSNGPRKEYNGSEKTSPSFNKDSDDNSNVASSSTTQNKGLEAAYRENKKPTPLEKSLEKSSENSDDSNPNFNGVNSRDANSNSPPHANNYEKDRESGAAPAPVGSTSSRDDKSMEVGSSSKDEPFGKSAAGTMIGDGLRDAPFNENAPDVMKGGIPQNNNATPFVTLNDGNGETDITPRGGSGSLENSSVGQDKEVPSKLPNFYFSNIPQPPTNSNLTDKLKKTFADIPSEDENEEGSDFNNSPYMSDDGSVFRAFKQSLKEENGASRGSPLIQQENFHGSNSEAREKPAGLGLSEKTDLKLNNRPFGIPSGSNQSSNFSVPEQMRDRGHNQDKQRQPASYDASSQNHPKEEFSRKVQDGAPPHKEGDQDISHNSRDTRGNKSDLTGFEDVDDSMTNPGEYFKDHNEASTGQGKSSSASSKNTPKPDHDSFPLGNNVKDDKYKETHRPWDSTDEEDDYDADSFKDAFTENGFDRLEQNSNNSKSKPEEKDINNSKGIENRNNDYSHSKDDSRSLSENTYNKSKGRGASDLSVLPGTAEETNQQHLTSIDEPSDDLNAGPSFSEEKDVTDASAPKSARSVAPQFQPVKLFSSNSQTHDPSNGKAEFSKNDDVTKSPNVPKTPVMRSSVFRPQVVKTPSGKTPSLNSPVGRSPGTRSLASTRTDDGDYIFDVDAFDIENPDNTLSELLLYLEHQSLQVIATIQSLLTSIKEPHATKGNLRKESNAISQVIRQMVDATSISMNQSRNASLKEHGSWVVKSLEDCYLRMTTLCQLNRSGGFNDNPEDENYANKHFKQRLAGIAFDIAKCTKELVKTVEEASLKEEIEFLNSRLN; encoded by the coding sequence ATGATGGATAGTGGGACTGAAGTCTCCACGGCACACCATCGAGAAATTCATAGCTATTACTTGGCCTTACAGAAATATTTTAACAATGCTGAGACCAAACACGATagatccaattcaccaagAGCTCAAAAGGCAAGAGCTAAACTGCTTAAACTATCGGCATCTCAATTTTATGAGTTAAGTACAGATGTGTATGACGAATTGCAGAGAAGGATTAGCGATGATCAATCACAACCAGAATATCTGCTGCCCAAAGCCACTTTCCAcatgaaaagaaatcaagCCAGACAGAAATTAGCTAACCTTTCACATACTAGATTTAACGATTTAGTTGACGATATTCTTTTCGAGATCACCAGACGAGGTTATAACACGCCACCAGATCCTGAAGTGGATGAAAACACAAATAGTAAATCGACAGTGGCGGCGGGATCTTCAACGCCTAATAGTAAGAAGACTAATATGAGCCATTTCAAGaatgatccaaatataTCTGTTGGATCTGATGGATCTAACTCACAAGTACCTCCCACTGCGACTATTCAAACTTCAAAGGTTATCCCGCAAAAGGCCTCTATAGACTGGTcatctgatgaagaacaagataCGAAGAAAAGTGACAAGAATACCAACAATATTAATACTAATACTCCTAAAACTAATAATCATACTCAGGGATCGAGGGATCTGGGATCTAATGAAGCGGCTCCACCATCCAACATAAACGCGCTACAACAACCCAATACCACACCTATTCTACATCCTACTGATAGTTATCACCACTACGGAGATGTGATTGATTCTCCGGCACTAACCGAGACTGGCAATAACCATGGAGGTGATGAGACTTTGACTGTCAATCCTCCCAAAAATAGAAATTCGAGTACTTTCGATTTTGAAGGTGTTTCCAAGGATGTGTCAAATGAGCCTAGATCTGTACAATCGTTAGGTGAATCTCAAAATAAAGTTAAACTTGATCAGTTGCATAGTGAAGTAGAGGcattaaaaaaagaaaatgctAGTTTGAGGCAATCAAGAAGCTCAGGTGGAACCAGTTCAAGCGAAAACTTTGAGAAAGACTTCAGGTCGTTAAGTGCAGAAGTCGAATCACTCACagtggaaaatgaaaagcTGAGGGCGAAGGTTTCAGAACTCGAAGCTAGGGCTAGAAATCCACAGCCTCAaaataaatcttctttgCCATTGTCGTCGgataacgataaaaatGAGTTAGAAAAACTCGCCTTGGATAGAGAATCTGTTACAAGGTATGCCGCTCAAGATGGATCTATCCCATTTGAATCTGTTCAAGAATTCCACCAATacattcaaaaattgtttacCGATTTGCAAACTGATGTGGATGATATCGGTCATACACTATTTGAAGATCTAGCACGTCTTTCAAATACCGTGGCTCAACTCTTCGTTCTTGTGGACGTCCCAGATtataaagaagaagtaatTCTTCTCAAAGCGTCTTTGTCCCATACTATCACTTCTATCAGGTATTTTTCAGTTTACGGAGCACTACTACCACGAATAACGGTACAGGCAGCGATATCAGAATTAGCGTTTGccttttgcaatttggtAAGATCCTGTAAGATAAAAGGTGATGGGCGCGGGGGTGCAGCTCTAGGTCGCAGTAAAATTGCATTAAATGGTGATAAATCTCCCATAGATCCTCCGACCCCAAGTAATCATAATATGGCAAATTCTGAATTCAGAAGTCCCTTTGACCACCCAACTGTCATAACCAAGTTCGAGGACgattttggaaaagatgaaatgtCTCCCGTTAAGCCGCTGAAGATAACTCAGAAGGCGGGGATGAGTCCGAGTGCAAAGACACCGTCTTCTGCAAGGAAGCAGTCTAGTGGATTTCCATTCGGACCTATGGTTGATACACGATCACCAGCATCTCGTGGGAAGGGATCCTCAGCCGGCCTTGCATTCGAAAAGACAAGAAAGTTGAATGAAGCATCTCCCACTTCATCTCAATCAAGCAGTATAGACCCAGGATTGCTGGCCGCAAGAGTCAAAGATTCTACTCACGATAAAggtttttccaagaaaagTAATGGATGGTTCACAGATTCCCACGACAGAAACGATCCAAGTAGGACGTTTAACGGTAATACTACTCCAGAAAAATCAACAGCTACGAGTAGGGCAACGACTGCAGAAGGAACAACCACATTATCTACTCCATTGAGCACTGCTTCTCCTTCTGATGACCATCAAAGGAAACTAGGAGAAAATTCCCTGAAGGAGACTAACTCCAAACCTCAGGAAAATAAAGGTTTGGACATCCAAGGTAATAGGAGtcaagatgataatgattctATGAAGCCCAGAGATATACTGAATAAGAAGGATAACAATGAAAGTGCTGTTGACtcgatgaagaaaaacaatGCTCCTAGCGCTGTCAATGACCCTTACCGTGGTGATGACTCAATGTCATCCAGAGATCTGCCCGACGTGAAGAATAAAACTCTCGATATCAGTGACTCTGTAGAATCTAAAGACATATCTAATTTGGGGAATAAAAATCGCAATGCTAGTGGTGATTCAGTGAAAAACAAGGACTCTTATGATTCAATAAATCCTTTTCGCAATAAGGACCTAGAAACTGATGAGGAACAAGGATTCATCTCTAAACCAACGCCCGACAATACACCTAAAGAACTTTTGAACCCCAAAGATTCGAAGAACACTGATACTCCACAATTTTCGACAGGAAACATAGAATCGACATcaccagaagaaatcaGAAGAACACCAGAGGCCATCAAGGATGCCATATCCAGACTTGAAGGAAACTCAACCCCAGACTCTCAGGAGAGAACTGAACCTGAAGCTCATAAGAACGCAGCTAAATCTGAGCGCGTACAAGAAAAGACTGAATCTAAGAATATCCAGGAAGAGAGTGAACCaaaggaacaagaacaagaacaacaaccacaatTACAAGAGGAGAaaccaagaaaaaattctGGTAAAAGCTTCACAGAGAAACTAAGGACCTTTGCCACACATGCAGGCATCGGGTTAAAAGTTGacaaagaacaaaaagaTAAACAAGCAGCAGCGACCCAACCCAAAGGTCACGAGTCTAGTGACGGTAGTTCCGATGACAGAAAGAGAGATATTACAGTGACTGATCATGATAAGAATGCCAATCTTCCCGAAACAGGATCCAGTACCCCCATAAGTAAAATAGCTGCCACTGGTTTCAATAAGGAATCAACCCCATCATCAGCTAGTCCTAAGGAAAatgattcttcaaatggGCCACGCAAGGAGTACAATGGTAGTGAAAAAACTAGTCCGTCTTTCAATAAGGATTCTGATGATAACTCAAATgtagcttcttcttcaacaaccCAGAACAAAGGTTTAGAAGCTGCTTATAGGGAGAATAAGAAACCAACACCACTAGAAAAATCACTTGAAAAAAGCAGCGAAAACTCTGATGACTCCAACCCTAACTTCAATGGCGTTAACTCAAGGGACgcaaattccaattctccCCCACATGCCAACAATTATGAGAAGGATAGAGAGTCTGGTGCCGCACCAGCACCAGTTGGCTCTACATCTTCCCGCGATGATAAAAGCATGGAAGTCGGTAGCAGCTCAAAAGATGAACCTTTTGGTAAAAGTGCTGCTGGCACCATGATTGGTGATGGCTTAAGAGATGCCCcttttaatgaaaatgctCCTGATGTCATGAAAGGTGGTATTCCtcaaaataataatgcCACTCCATTTGTCACATTAAATGATGGTAACGGAGAAACGGACATCACACCTAGAGGTGGATCAGGGTCTCTTGAAAATAGCTCGGTCGGTCAAGACAAAGAAGTTCCTTCgaaattaccaaatttCTATTTCAGCAACATTCCACAACCTCCAACGAATTCGAACTTGACTGACAAACTCAAGAAGACATTTGCCGACATCCCAAGTgaggatgaaaatgaagaaggaagTGATTTTAACAATAGCCCTTATATGAGTGATGATGGTTCTGTTTTCCGCGCTTTCAAACAATCTTTGAAGGAGGAAAATGGTGCTAGCCGCGGCTCCCCATTGATTCAGCAGGAAAACTTCCACGGTAGTAATTCTGAGGCTAGAGAGAAGCCAGCTGGCCTTGGTCTTTCGGAAAAAACCGATCTGAAACTTAACAACAGACCTTTTGGTATCCCTTCGGGATCAAATCAGAGTTCGAATTTTAGCGTTCCTGAACAAATGAGGGACAGAGGCCACAACCAAGACAAACAGCGCCAACCAGCTTCATACGATGCTTCTTCTCAGAATCATCCAAAAGAAGAGTTTTCGAGAAAGGTGCAAGACGGAGCTCCACCTCACAAGGAGGGAGACCAAGATATTTCGCATAATAGCAGAGATACCCGGGGAAATAAATCTGATTTGACAGGTTTTGAGGATGTCGATGATTCAATGACCAATCCGGGAGAATACTTCAAAGATCACAACGAGGCAAGCACTGGCCAAGGCAAAAGCTCATCTGCTTCAAGTAAGAACACCCCGAAACCAGATCATGATTCATTTCCTTTAGGGAATAATGTGAAAGATGATAAGTATAAAGAAACGCATAGACCTTGGGACAGcactgatgaagaagatgacTATGATGCTGATTCCTTCAAAGACGCATTTACggaaaatggatttgatcGTTTGGAGCAAAACTCTAATAATTCTAAGAGTAaaccagaagaaaaagacaTCAACAATTCCAAGGGTATAGAAAACCGTAACAATGACTACTCTCATTCAAAGGATGATAGCAGGTCTCTTTCTGAAAATACTTACAACAAAAGCAAGGGACGTGGTGCGAGCGATTTATCTGTCCTTCCTGGTACCGCTGAGGAAACCAATCAACAGCATCTAACGTCTATCGATGAGCCTTCAGATGATTTAAACGCTGGTCCATCATTTTCCgaagaaaaagatgttACAGATGCATCAGCTCCCAAGTCAGCTCGTTCTGTAGCGCCTCAATTCCAACCTGTGAAGCTATTCTCATCTAACAGTCAAACGCATGATCCTTCTAATGGCAAGGCTGAATTCtctaaaaatgatgatgtaACTAAAAGTCCTAACGTTCCCAAGACTCCTGTAATGAGAAGTTCCGTTTTCAGGCCTCAGGTTGTAAAAACGCCTTCCGGTAAGACGCCCTCGTTAAATAGTCCCGTTGGTAGAAGTCCAGGAACTAGAAGTTTAGCAAGTACCAGGActgatgatggtgattATATTTTTGATGTTGATGCTTTCGATATTGAGAATCCAGATAACACACTGTCCGAACTTTTGTTATATTTGGAACATCAATCGTTACAAGTAATTGCAACGATCCAATCTTTATTGACATCTATCAAAGAGCCACATGCTACCAAAGGtaatttgagaaaagaatCCAATGCCATTAGCCAAGTAATTAGACAGATGGTTGATGCTACGAGTATTTCTATGAATCAAAGCCGTAATGCAAGTTTGAAAGAGCACGGATCATGGGTTGTGAAAAGTTTAGAAGACTGCTATTTGAGAATGACTACACTGTGTCAATTAAATCGTAGTGGCGGATTTAATGATAACcctgaagatgaaaattaCGCAAACAAACATTTCAAACAAAGATTAGCAGGTATCGCTTTCGACATCGCCAAGTGTACAAAGGAATTGGTAAAAACGGTGGAGGAAGCATCCCTCAAGGAAGAAATCGAGTTCCTAAACTCTCGTTTGAACTAA